Below is a genomic region from Erigeron canadensis isolate Cc75 chromosome 7, C_canadensis_v1, whole genome shotgun sequence.
TGTATACTTATAGAGAAAAAGCCCAAAAGGTCCCAAAGCATATAATCCCACACCTCATCATCCATATTTTGGAAATTCTTTACAACCATAATGATATCATCATACAAACTTTCAACCGGGACAGCCCTCTTCAATTGCAGCTCGTACAACCTTTTCATATTTACAAGTAGTAGATACTCATCATCACCGTCCTACAAGGAAAATCCATGTCATGCTAATTTGAGTAGAATAAATTAGCTTAAAAGCTGCAATCActtgtatttattatttaagaTAATACTATTGTCAAATCAACGAAGTAGCACTAATTTACTTATTGGTCTATCAACTTGGATAACGTATGAATGCAAGAGAGACCATTAGTGATTAGAAGTATTCAAAACTAGGTACAAAACCATGATGCCCTCAAACCATACCATCATGTTTACACCATGGTACTCTATACATGGTGCCAACAAGGCAACAAGAGCAAATTATCAGTTTTAATAGCTTTGGCCCAGTATGGTGCGCATTAAAACCCaagtttttctctctttttttagttaaacagtaatttggtacaaatttagGCGACAGACACTCGCCTACCTAATTTGGATCCGGTTAGCAGTATGGTTTGGGACCAAACTAGTACCGTACCGATAGTCCGATACCAAACCAAAGGTATAAATACGGTATTCGGTATACATATTCCCACATTCAGTACCGGTACGGTCCGGATTCTCATTGTTGCACCTGCTCTTGCTGATATTAAACTGTTAATAAAAACATACCATTACTTCTCTTATTGCAGCTTTCACTTTAACAATAAGCTCATCCTCAAGCTCCTTCGATATATTTTGGGCATAATCTTGTAGCTCTCCCCGGCTTCCAGTGGTACAATAATCGATAGCATTAACACACGATCTGAGAGCATCTTTATCTCcatgtttaaaaaatgtttctttaattaacttaagAACTGTTTTGAAGTtctacaaaagaaaaaaattacaaatggTATTAGTGTAAGACTTCAGAAAGAGACGTCAAAGTCAAAAGTCTTTTACATACCTGATCCTGTCTCTTCAGGGAATAGAGCTCAAGATTCATGTGACAGATAATTTCAAGCAGTGATGGAACTTTTGTTTTGTCAGCCATATATTTGCGCATAAGTAGTGGGTAATTCTTCATCATAATACTAGTTATATCCTTCCTGCTTCTATCAATATTCTCCTGGCAATTCAATAGGAAAAAGGTTGGTCAGACCCAAAGTAAGCACGCAACATGAAATTCATAGACAACAGATGGAGCAATGTAACAATCTCACTCGCTTACCCTTTGGATTTTAGTGTGGTTCTGCTTCCGATGTTCTGGAGCAGGAACAATCTTCTCACCGACAGCTTTTTTAACAGATTCACAGAACAACCGAGTCAAATTTGTAGCATCATCATCTGTAAGCTCAATCGAAGGATTATCATCCAGCAGCATAGAGGTTATATGCTTCCAGTCCTGCAAAACTATTCTATAACTTGAATACTTGATAGAAGAAGAATGAGACCATGAGAGAATCAAAGATGAGAGATAAGTCTGTGATACACAACTTGCCTTCATGGCATCCATGTACTCCCAGATGTCATCAATGACATAGCGACTCAATACTTGATCTGTTGAAAACTCCCTCAGAATTTGCAGCATCCTGAGAAGATGAATCTGTGACTGATCACTTTCATCGCCTGCAGAACCAATGTCACAAATGTGAATCTAAGTCAACTTGTGTCagagtaaaaatatatactGTCGTCATCAACTAGACCTGACGAACGAGACTGCGAGCTATTGAACTTCTGAGCAATCACATGATCATACACAAGCGCCCCAATGGCATGCCTGATTTCGGGAGGATCATCAATTAATAGATCATACAATGACCCTAAATCATCATCAGGGACCAACTGATGTCTGCATTGACATAAACACATGTGTCAGCAACAATCAATCAATAACAAAACTATTCAACTTTAACGTATGAAAATATAAACAGTAAAGCCGACAGTTAACCTCAATAGTTTTTTTACAAGGCTGATGGCACACACTGCAACAGAGATGTCAATATCATCAGCAAGATCCAGCATCCTTTTATAAAATCTTTCAGTGAATAGCCCAAGAGATGGCACATTGTCATCCACGTcatacagattttgcaatgcaAGGATTGAAGCTTTTCTTACACTGGCACTCTTTACATATATGTACATTAATACCTCAAAGTTAACATCGGCAACTAAGATAACAAGTGGAAATCACCAATAACAAAACTCATTGAGCATATACAGCTTACCTTGTCGTTCAATGTCCATCCAAGATACTTTAAATACAAATCCTGCAAGAACAGTGATGGATATGAAACAATCCATGTTCCAAGTGATTGTATGCACGACATGCGAATTTCAGGATCCATGTCTCGATAACGATGCACAAACAACCTTCAAAAGTGTCAGAAATGATTATAGAACAGCTCACAGCATACACTGAAGTAATGTACACCAGACCTCCCTTCACTCTACTACCAAAGCCCCAAAAGTACCAAATAATGGAAAGATTTAAAACAATACCCGGTAAATATTTTCCGCATCATCTCCTCTATCATTGTGATCTTTTCATGTGTCTCTGACAACCTCTTATTAAGGGATTCGATACGAGGTCCCTCCGAGTCTTTCTTTTTCTCAGCAATTAACTGCCTCTGGGTAGTCTGTCGCTGGGCACCAAGTATCTTGGCGGCCCCTATGAAGGACGTGACCATCTGGAGCCCAACCAAAGAAGCCACCTGTCGATAAACTCTGGGAGGCGTACTGCAAAAGTGTGTATACTCAGCTCATTGGCCAAATTAAGCTATCTCATAAAAGATGAATATTTTAAGAACCATGTGAGTATGTGACATGAGATAGGAGTACCCACCATGACAAAGCAATAACATAGTCTATGCACTTGTCAAACAAGACTTGATCAAACAAAGGTCCATTCTGGCACTCTGATACCAAGTTATCCCAGAAGGACATGAGGTTCTCCTTAAAACTTCTTACATCCTTCTTTTTAGTTTGATGGTCTTCAAGTCTACCCTAATTCCCACCACGTTAAGCGATAAACAAAAGAATGGATATCGCATAAAACAGAAAATGGTATACCATATATTTAGTAATTGGCCGAATCCATACAATTTCCCTTccacaaagaaaaaagaaaacggTTTTCCATGCAAACAAAAGTTAATTCATACCCCCCTTTCAAAGCACAAatgtaaaaaacaaatattagcCAAAATCAAAGGATACTTGTGCAGCCAGGCTTACAAGAGCAACTACAACATCATCAACATTAGTTTCATCCAAGAATTCTCCTTGAATACGATGTTTAGCTCCACAGGCCTGTACAGATGCAATTCGGTTACTTGCTCGAGTCAATGAAATTAACTACATTCTTTCTTCTGATTACCGCAATATACAAGCTACACCAAAAAATTCACCATCTTTTAGACTCTGGAAAAAAAAC
It encodes:
- the LOC122607041 gene encoding sister-chromatid cohesion protein 3, which encodes MEDEPEIPEPLVRRSKRPRVQTKAFDGQLRDMVDSEEESGDDEIRGKRNRNRPAEAAPFVAAAAPGVDQSLIDVIKGNGRLIPQAVKSWVEQYEKEPKPAMVELLSMLFEACGAKHRIQGEFLDETNVDDVVVALVSLAAQGRLEDHQTKKKDVRSFKENLMSFWDNLVSECQNGPLFDQVLFDKCIDYVIALSCTPPRVYRQVASLVGLQMVTSFIGAAKILGAQRQTTQRQLIAEKKKDSEGPRIESLNKRLSETHEKITMIEEMMRKIFTGLFVHRYRDMDPEIRMSCIQSLGTWIVSYPSLFLQDLYLKYLGWTLNDKSASVRKASILALQNLYDVDDNVPSLGLFTERFYKRMLDLADDIDISVAVCAISLVKKLLRHQLVPDDDLGSLYDLLIDDPPEIRHAIGALVYDHVIAQKFNSSQSRSSGDESDQSQIHLLRMLQILREFSTDQVLSRYVIDDIWEYMDAMKDWKHITSMLLDDNPSIELTDDDATNLTRLFCESVKKAVGEKIVPAPEHRKQNHTKIQRENIDRSRKDITSIMMKNYPLLMRKYMADKTKVPSLLEIICHMNLELYSLKRQDQNFKTVLKLIKETFFKHGDKDALRSCVNAIDYCTTGSRGELQDYAQNISKELEDELIVKVKAAIREVMDGDDEYLLLVNMKRLYELQLKRAVPVESLYDDIIMVVKNFQNMDDEVVGFLLLNMYLHVNWCLYSVTNSSAISEASLSSLISKRNALFDELDHFLQVLPEAPRKGRSSNALASKVCVIFAELCILFRKSIFVSTKLEILGYIPNVPTLRKFWKLCEQQLDVSDETEDEDGNKEYVEETNRDAVMIAASKLVVYGAVPKEYLAPDIISHYVIHGPTVAEVVKYLIVHLKKKDDDVSDIFLEALKQAYGRYLTAAFTSGDESLTHNRLKECKDLASRLSGFFVGVAARDKYSTVILKIVKDGVAYAFEEHPRRLSFLTCAVMSFASKLLKAHTLDVLKNLQDRTQNVNTDEDPSGWRPYLTFLENLREKSLKIEDEREGTSVRRRGRPRKKQNIEGKKLFDEKSSSEEEDAISDAPNDDENHEDEDEGVPLIQSIRSSEKLRALRLSRENNRQTLRGDSAQPTVNLAASRTSGADN